The following proteins come from a genomic window of Cydia pomonella isolate Wapato2018A chromosome 28, ilCydPomo1, whole genome shotgun sequence:
- the LOC133533027 gene encoding protein dj-1beta-like gives MSKTALVILAQGAEEMETVITVDMLRRGGVTVTLAGLDGSAPVLCSRQVTLVPDKALADALADTPQYDAVILPGGLEGSDRLSKSSVVGTLLKEHEKTGKIVAAICAAPTAFVAHGIGHGKRVTSYPTTKDKITSDYTYVEGERVVVDGNVVTSRGPGTAYWFGLSLIELLVGKEKADQVEKGMVISAY, from the exons ATGTCAAAGACAGCTCTAGTGATCCTGGCGCAGGGGGCCGAGGAGATGGAAACAGTAATCACAGTTGACATGCTCAGGAGAGGCGGT GTGACTGTCACGTTAGCGGGTCTCGACGGAAGCGCCCCAGTGCTGTGCTCTCGCCAAGTGACCCTGGTCCCCGATAAGGCCTTAGCTGATGCTCTGGCTGACACTCCTCAATATGACGCG GTAATTCTTCCCGGAGGTCTCGAGGGCTCGGATCGTCTATCTAAGTCGTCCGTCGTAGGAACCCTGCTCAAGGAACACGAGAAAACTGGAAAAATCGTCGCTGCTATCTGCGCTG CTCCTACTGCATTCGTAGCGCACGGCATCGGCCACGGCAAGCGCGTCACGTCATACCCCACCACCAAAGATAAGATTACCAGCGACTACACCTATGTGGAGGGTGAGAGGGTGGTGGTTGATGGCAACGTTGTTACTAGCAGG GGTCCTGGAACAGCGTACTGGTTCGGCCTGTCGCTCATCGAGCTGCTGGTCGGCAAAGAAAAGGCGGACCAAGTGGAAAAAGGCATGGTCATTAGCGCGTACTAa